One stretch of Eretmochelys imbricata isolate rEreImb1 chromosome 1, rEreImb1.hap1, whole genome shotgun sequence DNA includes these proteins:
- the AMIGO2 gene encoding amphoterin-induced protein 2 gives MSLSCQTISTRLGVLKLNCKGLLFLLVFTISVCGSASGLCPTACICASDIVSCTNKNLSRVPGTLFKFIKRLDLSYNRIAFLEPEWVPVLFDKLNTLIINHNSISSIITGSFSTTPNLKYLDLSSNNLKTLGSPLFQELRVLEVLLLYNNQITQIDSAAFGGLYKLQKLYLCCNSLSHFPLDLYIGKHKLTELVLLDISYNHIQSVPIQRISLVPAKRLSGIYLHGNPFYCDCTLYAMLIYWYHRHFNSVVDFKNEYACVLRSDPKGSNKLPLLHDNFLNCSESTINVSFHAFGFIHEAQVGERLIVHCDSKISDAGTYFIWVSPDNRLLEPDKDTDNFKVFHNGSLEIIDPQLEDSGLYSCIAINKRRLLNETIEVRINVSNFTVNRSHAHEAFNTAFTTLAACVASIILVLLYLYLTPCPCQCKTRRRKRKLPQSSAHSSILNSTPSQDPPADEKKSTSGKRVVFLEPVNEPKQGQNGKVRLFPKETVIAESILKTTRAKSDSDSVNSVFSDTPFMPSS, from the coding sequence ATGTCTTTAAGCTGCCAGACAATTTCTACTCGACTTGGTGTTCTTAAACTGAACTGCAAAGGACTGCTATTCCTTTTGGTCTTTACAATAAGTGTATGTGGCAGTGCCTCCGGCTTGTGTCCTACAGCCTGCATCTGTGCTAGTGACATTGTAAGCTGCACCAATAAGAACCTCTCTAGGGTGCCAGGAACTCTCTTCAAATTCATAAAAAGACTGGATCTGAGTTATAACAGAATTGCATTTTTGGAACCTGAATGGGTCCCAGTGCTTTTTGACAAACTGAACACTTTAATAATCAATCATAACAGTATTAGCAGTATTATCACTGGAAGCTTTTCCACAACTCCAAATTTAAAGTATCTAGACTTGTCATCCAACAACCTGAAGACATTgggaagccctttatttcaagaGCTGAGAGTACTGGAAGTTCTCTTGCTTTACAACAATCAGATAACACAGATTGATTCTGCTGCCTTTGGAGGATTATACAAATTGCAGAAGCTGTACTTATGTTGTAACTCACTGTCACACTTCCCACTGGACTTGTATATTGGAAAACACAAGCTTACAGAACTTGTATTATTAGACATTTCCTATAACCACATCCAGTCCGTACCCATTCAACGTATAAGTTTAGTGCCGGCCAAACGACTCAGTGGAATTTATCTTCATGGTAACCCATTTTACTGTGACTGTACTCTATACGCCATGCTAATTTATTGGTATCACAGACACTTCAACTCAGTCGTGGATTTCAAAAATGAGTATGCCTGTGTATTACGATCTGATCCCAAAGGTTCCAATAAACTGCCTTTATTGCACGACAACTTTCTGAATTGCTCCGAAAGCACCATCAATGTGTCATTCCATGCCTTTGGGTTTATTCATGAGGCCCAAGTTGGAGAAAGGCTGATTGTACACTGTGACAGCAAAATTAGTGATGCAGGCACCTATTTCATCTGGGTTAGCCCAGACAATAGATTACTGGAGCCAGATAAGGACACTGACAATTTTAAGGTGTTTCACAATGGGAGTTTAGAGATAATAGATCCCCAGCTGGAGGATTCTGGGCTGTATTCATGCATTGCAATAaataaaagaagacttttaaatgAAACCATAGAGGTTAGAATTAATGTAAGCAATTTCACAGTGAACAGATCCCATGCTCATGAAGCATTTAACACTGCTTTCACCACCCTTGCTGCCTGTGTAGCCAGTATTATTTTGGTATTGCTTTATCTCTATTTGACCCCATGTCCTTGTCAGTGTaagacaagaagaagaaaaaggaagctgCCCCAAAGCAGTGCCCATTCATCCATCCTAAACTCCACTCCATCTCAGGATCCTCCAGCTGATGAGAAGAAATCCACCAGTGGTAAGAGAGTGGTGTTCCTTGAGCCTGTGAACGAGCCAAAACAGGGGCAGAATGGGAAAGTGAGACTGTTTCCCAAAGAAACTGTCATAGCAGAGAGCATCCTGAAAACGACCCGAGCAAAATCTGACTCTGATTCTGTCAACTCGGTGTTCTCAGATACACCTTTCATGCCATCATCTTAG